Proteins from a genomic interval of Nasonia vitripennis strain AsymCx chromosome 3, Nvit_psr_1.1, whole genome shotgun sequence:
- the LOC103315660 gene encoding uncharacterized protein LOC103315660 produces the protein MRGSSQESSTPYCRCRVLYLGSSVPHASKEGLLGVQEPLRELYPEQGALGARGIDSWLSVWSNGLLLENVDEHRKKVTRFFPIEALHYCAAVRHVKAGNSADSQATRFFPLDSPFARTPSANHPPLFAAVLRRTTGIKVLECHAFICKRDMAANALVRCCFHAYADSRFAKGLEPNGTNGAAVSNGQATPTNGHSSSNGLYHTLGGSSTTLAENNGSGGSPTSAKLDTASNDDGSSLYNGDENHKVWARGRDEIDGLYQEQGTLRSTKGSRPRQLIAPPPPPPPPPQQPLMHDESNSSSSRKKASKKLKKLKNRSLQDEQQHHFAQQLQMQQAAMYTNGHGHHTLGHPIRQPPPHGYHPMAPGSRSVAGTLARPGPVLLVPAATLPRKAHHHPARGIRPIPAAAPIVPIYAPLPVVPPPPAGMYPGGYGTTGNRGRRHHPDAMDSSTLGLQQRRMAASHADLSVPPPPPQQERSGNDSPDNESRFGTGIYRRKGHLNERAFSYSIRAEHRSRSHGSLASLGFAGQNGLPPKEEKKDREIAQMVAGLSLDDGSTLMLDPRILKNGNGAAMAIYGQHPQPLPRPRPR, from the coding sequence ATGAGGGGCTCGAGTCAGGAGTCCTCGACTCCGTACTGCCGCTGCCGGGTGCTCTACCTCGGCAGCTCGGTGCCCCACGCCAGCAAGGAGGGCCTGCTCGGCGTGCAGGAGCCGCTGCGCGAGCTCTACCCCGAACAGGGCGCGCTCGGCGCCCGGGGCATCGACTCCTGGCTGAGCGTCTGGAGCAACGGCCTGCTGCTGGAGAACGTCGACGAGCACCGCAAGAAGGTCACGCGCTTCTTCCCCATCGAGGCGCTGCACTACTGCGCGGCCGTGCGCCACGTGAAGGCCGGCAACAGTGCCGACTCCCAGGCCACGCGCTTCTTCCCCCTGGACTCGCCGTTCGCCCGCACGCCCAGCGCCAACCACCCGCCGCTCTTTGCCGCGGTGCTGCGCCGCACCACCGGCATCAAGGTCCTCGAGTGCCACGCCTTCATCTGCAAGCGCGACATGGCCGCGAACGCGCTGGTGCGCTGCTGCTTCCACGCCTACGCCGACAGCCGCTTCGCCAAAGGCCTCGAGCCCAACGGCACCAACGGCGCCGCCGTCAGCAACGGCCAGGCCACCCCGACCAACGGGCACTCCTCGTCCAACGGCCTCTACCACACCCTCGGCGGCTCGAGCACCACCCTCGCGGAGAACAACGGCAGCGGCGGCTCGCCCACCTCGGCCAAGCTCGACACCGCCTCCAACGACGACGGCAGCAGCCTCTACAACGGCGACGAGAACCACAAGGTCTGGGCGCGCGGCCGCGACGAGATCGACGGCCTCTACCAGGAGCAGGGCACGCTGCGCAGCACCAAGGGCTCGAGGCCCCGGCAGCTGATcgccccgccgccgccgccaccccCGCCGCCCCAACAGCCGCTCATGCACGACGAGTCCAACTCGTCCTCGAGCCGCAAGAAGGCCAGCAAGAAGCTCAAGAAGCTGAAGAACCGCTCGCTGCAGGACGAACAGCAGCACCACTTCGCCCAGCAGCTGCAGATGCAGCAGGCGGCCATGTACACGAACGGTCACGGGCACCACACCCTCGGGCACCCGATCCGGCAGCCGCCGCCCCACGGGTACCACCCCATGGCCCCGGGCAGCCGCTCGGTCGCGGGCACCTTGGCGCGGCCCGGCCCAGTCCTCCTGGTCCCGGCGGCGACGCTGCCCCGCAAGGCCCACCACCACCCGGCCCGCGGCATCAGGCCCATTCCCGCCGCGGCCCCGATCGTGCCGATCTACGCGCCGCTGCCGGTGGTGCCGCCGCCCCCTGCGGGCATGTACCCCGGGGGCTACGGGACGACGGGCAACCGCGGCCGGCGCCACCACCCCGACGCCATGGACTCGTCCACCTTGGGCCTGCAGCAGCGTCGCATGGCCGCCTCGCACGCGGACCTGAGCGTGCCCCCACCGCCCCCGCAGCAAGAGCGCTCCGGCAACGACAGCCCCGACAACGAGTCGCGCTTCGGCACCGGCATCTACCGGCGCAAGGGCCACCTCAACGAACGCGCCTTCTCGTACAGCATCCGCGCGGAGCACCGCAGCCGGAGCCACGGCAGCCTGGCCTCGCTGGGCTTCGCCGGCCAGAACGGCCTGCCGCCcaaggaggagaagaaggacCGGGAGATCGCCCAGATGGTCGCGGGACTGAGCCTCGACGACGGGTCGACCCTCATGCTGGACCCCCGCATCCTGAAGAACGGCAATGGAGCGGCCATGGCCATCTACGGACAGCACCCCCAGCCGCTGCCCAGGCCCAGACCGCGCTAA
- the LOC100122230 gene encoding uncharacterized protein LOC100122230 codes for MTDTMSCCDGFRLPAASECSLRSKARIDALFEDSRSVCSSSFAGAGPWASVQDAEGCCAGDEDQRRVNSAVQARIEAMFASVEAESSVPGECAAAVLPVKYMGAAPVGGRVASVRGLQEPLRQLVERIADSVNAELEVSRRGLTFRTSELHEKNNPFRRIAVWSALKLQTRRRHNNSNAQDLLHAFVPLVADDRPSGPSSSLSNNNSDDRHAELYRTMRGLAKDVENYPPIFAVVMRRPGAARLLECHAFACRCEEDAIAAAATLYRALLADLEATSRRPRQKNGLGCVSLASVASSVRETSPGSRRRGSLDFLSSRTDVVSEKAAPPPPPPPPAALHQPTRPPRVKKHSVSSSVNTESDHSSSSPCTNVSVVDKAQRRVKKNSDVKAEDVLEARSRVYSPVRDPNAKESNAVARRKESNSSSTSSSNLEQTKEERRMNAKNKIYGSRSSQNLVASEEVQVIEKIYSRENDKSSSDRERSGSCDFSCCTENSLYESTRIYSKAGNPGSNERVYEVTRPSGRSTPSSRKSTTGSSSGRPPAPAPSRPEESTRAEQRGRSSSAARHRDHFRDVDKIYSLESDDVYSRGSRDQRIYDVTRPNRQTAPSIRSDNNSVRSNKRVNRVSTMDRPLRRPSVEPPQPPSLTQLPSQRSQQSQQQEPRQRRRSRAGSEPPISRTDAAAAAAASAAVILKRSQSDLDLDRGDLMTRVELPRRGSFLKPGSVRKRDGIEGGGGGTPLGFTELFDEFRNQEGLTSVDDILAAIIDPEGMSFNDLKPLYKEFLLKLAATLTQDELYQRSASIMRRRRGRPQRRRSSCSNSGSSRPSLLRRAIKRSVSRLRSSTSAPTEFTSVIFPARRLNERSSCGSSSSCDAMKGGHASSGSGQADRGHCHGSRSNRVLASKLGRRRSTTRCSNSKSRMGHTTSEDSDTCRRFGRGMIAANRSSSGYVSCSECSYDSESCTCVSADKCYCSLSRKTPQGPNSMAAQRAPMAMPCSCDTDSCSESNKCYCARKPGLMGPSHSSHSMQPSILEQLRQKGIVPSESTLSRGASPDRTKSTRGSKSLATSKSLEYLKVRSSSVRGSTDNLALDYDLFSPGYQHNHPQPSNSRRSSQCSSGSEKVLVVSARDPQGRLIYVGGSGREGKRSSRHCKGGRHGRQPTGHHEALSIKKSAEIAAVFGGGQARLGRRASSTSSLRSSVSLEAGLGYLP; via the exons ATGACCGACACGATGTCGTGCTGCGATGGTTTCCGGCTTCCTGCGGCGAGCGAGTGCTCGTTGCGCAGCAAGGCTCGGATCGACGCCCTGTTCGAGGACTCGCGATCGGTCTGCAGTTCCAGTTTCGCGGGAGCCGGACCTTGGGCCTCGGTACAGGACGCTGAAGGATGTTGCGCGGGTGACGAGGACCAGCGCAGGGTCAACAGCGCCGTGCAGGCCAGGATCGAGGCCATGTTCGCCTCGGTCGAGGCCGAGAGCTCGGTGCCAGGCGAGTGTGCCGCTGCTGTCTTACCG GTGAAGTACATGGGCGCAGCACCGGTGGGCGGCCGCGTGGCCTCGGTGCGCGGGCTTCAGGAGCCTCTGCGCCAGCTGGTCGAGCGCATCGCCGACTCCGTGAACGCCGAGCTCGAGGTCTCGCGTCGCGGTCTCACCTTTCGCACGAGCGAGCTCCACGAGAAGAACAATCCCTTTCGACGAATCGCCGTCTGGAGCGCGCTCAAGTTGCAGACTCGACGCCGGCACAATAACTCG AACGCACAGGATCTGCTGCACGCATTCGTGCCCCTGGTAGCAGACGACCGACCGTCCGGTCCCTCGAGTTCCCtgagcaacaacaacagcgacGACCGTCACGCGGAGCTGTACCGAACGATGCGCGGCCTCGCCAAGGACGTGGAGAACTACCCCCCGATCTTCGCGGTGGTGATGCGTCGTCCTGGCGCTGCACGATTGCTCGAGTGTCACGCGTTCGCCTGTCGTTGCGAGGAAGACGCCATCGCCGCCGCGGCTACTCTCTACCGAGCTCTGCTAGCCGACCTGGAAGCCACGTCCAGAAGGCCGAGGCAGAAGAACGGATTGGGCTGCGTCAGCCTGGCGTCGGTGGCGTCGAGCGTCAGGGAGACCAGCCCTGGGTCCAGGAGGAGAGGCAGTTTGGACTTTCTGAGTAGCAGGACGGACGTGGTGAGCGAGAAAGCTGCTCCTCCACCGCCACCTCCACCACCAGCAGCGCTTCATCAGCCG ACGAGGCCTCCGAGAGTCAAGAAGCACTCGGTAAGCAGCAGCGTGAACACGGAGAGCGATCACAGTTCGTCGTCGCCCTGCACGAACGTCAGCGTCGTCGACAAGGCGCAACGTCGTGTGAAGAAGAACTCGGACGTCAAAGCTGAGGACGTTCTCGAGGCCCGTAGTCGAGTCTACTCGCCCGTGAGGGATCCAAACGCGAAGGAGTCCAACGCAGTGGCGAGGCGAAAGGAGAGCAATTCGAGCTCGACGTCCTCATCGAATTTGGAG CAAACCAAGGAGGAGCGGCGCATGAACGCGAAAAACAAGATCTACGGCAGCAGGAGTTCCCAGAACCTGGTGGCGTCGGAAGAGGTGCAGGTGATCGAGAAGATCTACAGCCGGGAGAACGACAAATCGTCGAGCGATCGCGAACGCAGCGGTTCCTGCGACTTCAGCTGCTGCACTGAGAATTCGCTCTACGAGAGCACCCGCATCTACTCCAAAGCTGGTAATCCCGGATCCAACGAAAGGGTCTACGAGGTAACCAGGCCCTCGGGCCGCTCGACGCCGAGCAGCCGCAAATCGACGACGGGCTCCTCCTCCGGCAGGCCGCCGGCGCCGGCGCCGAGTAGACCCGAGGAATCCACCCGCGCCGAGCAACGAGGGAGAAGCAGTAGCGCCGCGCGGCATCGGGACCACTTTCGCGACGTCGACAAGATTTACAGCCTCGAGTCCGACGACGTCTACTCCAGGGGCTCGAGGGACCAGAGGATTTACGACGTGACTCGTCCCAACAG ACAAACCGCCCCGTCAATTCGAAGCGACAACAACTCGGTGCGCTCGAACAAGCGCGTCAACCGCGTGTCCACGATGGACCGTCCCCTCCGTCGTCCGAGCGTCGAGCCACCCCAGCCACCGAGCCTCACCCAACTACCCTCCCAACGATCTCAACAATCGCAGCAGCAAGAGCCGCGTCAGCGCAGGAGGAGTCGCGCCGGCAGCGAACCTCCGATTTCGCGAACCGACGCTgcagctgctgccgctgcctcAGCAGCAGTGATACTGAAACGATCCCAGAGCGACCTGGACCTCGACAGAGGCGACCTCATGACGAGGGTCGAACTGCCCAGGAGGGGAAGCTTCCTGAAACCCGGTAGCGTGAGGAAGAGGGACGGCATCGAGGGCGGAGGTGGCGGTACTCCTCTCGGTTTCACGGAACTCTTCGACGAGTTCAGGAACCAGGAGGGACTCACTAGTGTCGATGACATCCTCGCCGCCATCATCG ATCCAGAGGGCATGTCGTTCAACGACCTGAAGCCCCTCTACAAAGAGTTCCTCCTGAAGCTCGCAGCCACTTTGACCCAGGACGAGCTGTACCAGCGCTCGGCGAGCATAATGCGCCGTCGCCGAGGCCGGCCCCAGCGTCGCAGGTCCAGTTGCAGCAACAGCGGCTCTAGTCGGCCCAGTCTCCTGCGCCGGGCCATCAAGCGATCGGTATCGAGGCTGCGCAGCAGCACGAGCGCGCCGACCGAGTTCACCTCCGTGATCTTCCCGGCAAGGAGACTGAACGAGAGGAGCAGCTGCGGCAGCTCGTCGTCCTGCGACGCTATGAAAGGGGGACATGCCAGCAGTGGCTCCGGACAGGCCGATCGAGGACACTGTCACGGAAGCCGGAGCAACAGGGTGCTGGCGAGCAAACTGGGCAGGAGGAGGTCCACCACGAGGTGCAGCAACTCCAAGAGCAGGATGGGGCATACCACGTCGGAGGACAGTGACACGT GTAGACGATTCGGCCGGGGAATGATAGCAGCgaaccgcagcagcagcggctacGTCAGCTGCAGCGAGTGCAGCTACGACTCCGAGTCCTGCACCTGCGTCTCGGCGGACAAGTGCTACTGCTCGTTATCCCGGAAAACTCCGCAAGGCCCGAACTCCATGGCAGCACAACGAGCGCCAATGGCGATGCCATGTTCGTGTGACACCGACAGCTGCTCCGAGAGCAACAAGTGCTACTGCGCGAGGAAGCCCGGGTTGATGGGACCCAGTCACTCGAGTCATTCCATGCAGCCCAGCATTCTCGAACAGCTGAGGCAGAAGGGTATCGTGCCGTCGGAGAGTACGCTGAGCAGAGGCGCCAGTCCGGACAGAACTAAGAGCACGAGGGGTAGCAAGAGCTTGGCCACCAGCAAGAGTCTGGAGTACTTGAAG GTCCGATCGTCGTCGGTTCGCGGTAGCACAGACAACCTCGCGCTGGACTACGACCTCTTCAGTCCGGGCTACCAGCACAACCACCCTCAGCCATCCAACAGTCGCCGCTCTTCTCAATGCTCGTCGGGCAGTGAAAAGGTACTAGTGGTCAGCGCTCGTGATCCCCAAGGTCGACTGATCTACGTGGGTGGCAGTGGTCGGGAGGGCAAAAGGTCCTCCCGACACTGCAAGGGCGGGAGACACGGTCGTCAGCCTACCGGACATCACGAGGCATTGAGCATCAAGAAGAGCGCCGAGATAGCTGCGGTCTTTGGAGGAGGACAGGCCAGGCTCGGTAGAAGAGCCAGCAGCACTTCGAGTCTCAGGAGCTCGGTCAGCTTGGAAGCCGGTCTGGGCTACTTGCCGTGA
- the LOC100122242 gene encoding protein HGH1 homolog, with amino-acid sequence MESLRELSPFLDPKSRLDLKAVALQHVLGVTGTPEGRELLLGIPEILRQLILLLQDETSAIAKDASLALINLSGDEDGASALLIISESSRCTGDDEKSDNLIYLCFKNIVDKNSKLADPCCMILSNITRPQMFADRIIILAEKTGIAWTALLNSFTTNNYNTTGAKLHYLGPVFSNLSQTKKMQKYLLDKDQFVFQRLLPFVEYEESNVRRGGIVGTIRNCCFDVENHEWLMSPDVDIVTYLLLPLAGPEEFTDEENNKLPIDLQYLPETKKRERDPDIRIMLLEALGQLCAAKVGREYLRDNNAYVILRELHKWDKDKAVLLACENVVDILIKTEEEIGLDNLKEVEVPEEYKEKFHKMDKDYLEEDNDEDKEEEKKNENIKAVEQ; translated from the exons ATGGAATCTTTACGAGAATTGAGTCCGTTTTTGGACCCAAAATCAAGATTAGATTTAAAGGCTGTCGCACTTCAACATGTCTTAG gtGTTACCGGAACACCAGAAGGCAGAGAATTGCTCCTAGGTATTCCAGAAATTTTAAGACAGTTGATATTACTGTTGCAAGATGAAACTTCTGCAATTGCAAAAGATGCATCGCTTGCTTTAATCAATCTTTCTGGCGATGAGGATGGAGCTAGTGCTTTATTAATTATCTCTGAATCATCTAGGTGTACCGGTGATGATGAAAAGAGTGACAacttaatatatttatgttttaa gAACATAGTGGATAAGAATAGCAAATTAGCTGATCCTTGCTGCAtgattttatcaaatataaCACGACCACAGATGTTTGCTGACAGAATCATTATTTTAGCAGAAAAAACAGGGATAGCATGGACTGCATTATTAAATTCATTTACAaccaataattataatactacAGGAGCAAAACTACATTATTTAGGACCAGTTTTTAGTAATCTCAgtcaaacaaagaaaatgcaAAA atatttgttGGACAAAGATCAATTTGTATTTCAACGATTACTCCCCTTTGTTGAGTATGAAGAGAGTAATGTAAGGCGTGGTGGAATTGTTGGAACGATAAGGAATTGTTGTTTTGATGTTGAAAATCATGAATGGCTTATGAGTCCAGATGTTGACATTGTGACTTACTTATTGTTACCTCTTGCTGGACCAGAAGAATTTACAGATGAGGAAAATAATAAGTTACCTATAGATTTACAATATTTGCCAGAAACTAAAAAGAGGGAGCGAGATCCTGACATCAG GATTATGTTGTTAGAAGCATTAGGCCAATTATGTGCTGCAAAGGTAGGACGAGAATATCTCAGAGACAATAATGCTTATGTTATCCTCAGGGAATTGCATAAATGGGATAAAGACAAAGCTGTTTTATTAGCTTGCGAAAACGTTGTTGACATTTTGATCAA AACTGAAGAAGAAATAGGGCTTGACAATTTGAAGGAAGTTGAAGTGCCAGAAGAATACAAGGAAAAGTTCCACAAAATGGACAAGGATTACCTAGAAGAAGACAATGATGAGGAcaaagaggaagaaaagaaaaatgaaaatataaaagctGTTGAACAGTAA
- the Ccdc86 gene encoding coiled-coil domain containing 86 has translation MIETKEKVTRIEDLLGEGAVAKENKDDVNEQETTETKTNSVSKKDQKEKEKAKNLIPRGKPKSGRVWKEQKQRFSSIVKTRGIRTSQDKKQKLREDLKRVKEMSREIKAQKEAEKLAKKERRKENLKREKENQKKSEVVQVIKDTAKIKKMKKNQLRSIVKRDTVKT, from the exons ATGATTGAAACTAAAGAAAAAGTGACAAGAATCGAAGATTTGTTGGGAGAAGGTGCAGTTGCAAAGGAAAATAAGGATGATGTGAATGAGCAAGAAACCAccgaaacaaaaacaaacagTGTCAGCAAAAAAGATCaaaaagaaaaggagaaagctaaaaatttaataCCCAGAGGCAAACCAAAGTCTGGCAGAGTTTGGAAAGAGCAGAAACAaag GTTTTCATCAATCGTTAAAACTCGAGGTATCAGAACATCACAAGATAAGAAACAGAAATTGAGAGAAGACCTTAAAAGGGTGAAAGAAATGTCTAGAGAAATCAAAGCACAAAAAGAGGCAGAGAAACTAGCTAAAAAAGAGAGGCGAAAGGAAAACTTgaagcgagaaaaagaaaatcaaaagaagagCGAAGTTGTTCAAGTT atcAAGGATACagcaaaaataaagaaaatgaaaaagaatcaGCTGAGATCAATAGTAAAACGAGATACTGTGAAGACATAA